One genomic region from Paracoccus pantotrophus encodes:
- the fliP gene encoding flagellar type III secretion system pore protein FliP (The bacterial flagellar biogenesis protein FliP forms a type III secretion system (T3SS)-type pore required for flagellar assembly.) — protein sequence MIRLVPVLAPVLAALLLLLPQAAAAQDLPLIDRAGLDGAGLEAVAGGIGRHAITLLAVMTALSLAPGIAIMVTCFPFIVTVLSILRQSLGLQQSPPNMLIVSLAMFLTWFVMSPVLTEAWQVAGAPLRDGAITVEQAFQRGIVPFRGFMEHRTDPEMLATLAEIAPDPQASPDRLSVLIPAFMLSEIQRAFEIGFLVALPFLIIDLVVSAVLMSMGMMMVPPVVVALPFKLAFFVVVDGWGMIAAALVRSYQ from the coding sequence GTGATCAGGCTGGTGCCTGTCCTTGCCCCGGTCCTTGCGGCCCTGCTGCTGCTGCTGCCGCAGGCCGCGGCGGCGCAGGATCTGCCGCTGATCGACCGGGCGGGCCTCGACGGGGCGGGCCTCGAAGCCGTCGCCGGCGGCATCGGCCGGCATGCGATCACGCTGCTGGCGGTGATGACGGCGCTGTCTCTGGCGCCGGGCATCGCCATTATGGTGACCTGCTTTCCCTTCATCGTGACGGTGCTCTCGATCCTGCGCCAGTCGCTGGGCTTGCAGCAATCGCCGCCGAACATGCTGATCGTCAGCCTGGCCATGTTCCTGACCTGGTTCGTGATGAGCCCGGTGCTGACCGAGGCCTGGCAGGTCGCGGGCGCACCGCTGCGCGACGGCGCGATCACCGTCGAGCAGGCGTTCCAGCGCGGCATCGTCCCCTTCCGCGGCTTCATGGAGCATCGCACCGACCCCGAGATGCTGGCCACCCTGGCCGAGATTGCCCCCGACCCACAGGCATCGCCCGACCGGCTGTCGGTGCTGATCCCCGCCTTCATGCTCAGCGAGATCCAGCGCGCCTTCGAGATCGGCTTCCTGGTGGCGCTGCCCTTTCTCATCATCGACCTCGTGGTCTCGGCTGTGCTGATGTCGATGGGCATGATGATGGTGCCGCCGGTGGTGGTGGCCTTGCCCTTCAAACTGGCCTTCTTTGTCGTGGTGGACGGCTGGGGCATGATTGCGGCCGCGCTGGTGCGAAGCTATCAATAA
- a CDS encoding efflux RND transporter periplasmic adaptor subunit: MLRLLGLILAILAASPVLAQAPLRVEFVQVEQAELTFDAALTGTIHAKDSVDIGFRLGGRVVEVLVREGDRVSRGQPLARTDPLQQEQALRVAEAAVASGEAAEAQADQALQRADAMLKRGVGTRAALDAASQALSAARGGLAQARTALGQAQRALEDTVIRAPSDAIVTARRAEPGQIVGAAQAVISLASATGREAVFQSPDSPLLQGAIGAPVTLTGIDFPDLHMTAHVTEIAPLVDPATGSVTVRAEIEDAPPTASLLGAAVRGAVHFPAGSGIAVPWTALTSAEGQPAVWLVGADNRVSLAPVRIERFANGTVILGAGVEPGQTVVGAGAQMLYPGRAVVDAAARQE, from the coding sequence ATGCTCCGCCTGCTTGGGCTGATCCTGGCGATTCTTGCGGCCTCGCCGGTCCTGGCTCAGGCTCCGCTCCGCGTGGAGTTCGTGCAGGTCGAGCAAGCCGAGCTGACCTTCGACGCCGCCCTGACCGGCACCATCCATGCCAAGGACAGCGTCGATATCGGCTTTCGGCTGGGCGGCCGCGTCGTGGAAGTGCTGGTGCGCGAAGGCGATCGGGTCAGCCGGGGCCAGCCGCTGGCCCGGACCGATCCCTTGCAACAGGAACAGGCGCTGCGCGTGGCCGAGGCGGCGGTCGCCTCTGGCGAGGCGGCCGAGGCCCAGGCCGACCAGGCGCTTCAGCGCGCCGATGCGATGCTGAAGCGTGGCGTGGGCACACGGGCTGCGCTGGATGCGGCAAGCCAGGCCCTGTCCGCGGCCAGGGGCGGGCTGGCGCAGGCGCGCACGGCCCTGGGCCAGGCCCAGCGTGCGCTGGAGGATACGGTGATCCGCGCGCCCTCCGATGCCATCGTCACCGCGCGCCGGGCCGAGCCGGGGCAGATCGTCGGAGCGGCGCAGGCGGTGATCTCGCTGGCTTCGGCGACCGGGCGCGAGGCGGTGTTCCAAAGCCCGGATTCGCCGCTGCTGCAGGGTGCGATCGGCGCGCCGGTGACGCTGACCGGCATCGATTTTCCCGATCTGCACATGACCGCGCATGTGACGGAGATCGCGCCGCTGGTCGATCCCGCCACCGGTTCGGTCACGGTGCGGGCCGAGATCGAGGACGCTCCGCCCACCGCCAGCCTGCTGGGCGCGGCGGTGCGGGGGGCGGTGCATTTCCCCGCGGGCAGCGGCATCGCCGTGCCCTGGACGGCGCTGACCTCGGCGGAGGGCCAGCCGGCCGTCTGGCTGGTGGGGGCGGACAACCGCGTCTCGCTGGCGCCGGTCCGGATCGAGCGATTCGCCAATGGCACGGTGATCCTGGGCGCCGGGGTGGAGCCTGGGCAGACCGTGGTCGGGGCGGGGGCGCAGATGCTTTACCCCGGCCGCGCGGTCGTGGATGCGGCAGCGAGGCAGGAATGA